The nucleotide window GACGGCGGCGACCCACTGGGCGCCGTCGGTGTCGAAGGTGATCGAGGCGACCCGCTGCCCGGGCGGGGCCGGCTCGCAGCCGGCGAACTCGGCCAGGGCGTCGTAGAGCCGTTCGGCCTGCTCGTCGTCGCTGGCGCGCGGGAGGAAGAAGGCGACCATGCCCGTCATCCTCGCGCGCCCCTCCGACGGTCCGGTCAGGCGAGCCGGGCGCGCAGCAGCTCCTCCTCCTTGCGGAGCACGACGGCCATCAGCTCGCGGACGGCGTTCTCCGCCTGCCGGCCGACCAGCGGCGCGTCGACCCGGACGTCACCGGTGATCGTCGCGCGGGTGCCGCCGGCCTCGGGCCGCAGCCGCCGCTCGCCGGTCACCCGCACCTCCCGGCCGAAGACCTCCGACTCGACGTCCAGCGGCGAGCGGTGGCCGCCCTCGCCGTCCGACGTCCAGGTGGAGCGCTCGACGACGGCGACCGCGGACCCGACGAAGCGGGCGAAGACCGGCGGGATGCCGGCGGTGGGCGCCGACAGCCGGGTGGTGGTGGCGTGACCGGTGACCGTCACCTCCTGCACCTGGGCGTTCAGCGCCGCGGCGCGGTCCCGGAGGAACTGCTCGTCGGTGAGGACGGCGAGCACGGCGTCGGGGGAGGCGGGGTAGCTGACGCTGGAGTCGAGGGGCACGTGCTCATCCTCGGCCGGACGGCGCCGGCCTGCCGGTCAGCGCTGCTCGCGCAGGTTCCAGGCCCGGGTCAGGAGCTTGCGGGCCTCCTCGACGGCGGCCTCGGCCTGGCTCTGCGCCTGCGCGGCCAGGTCGCCCAGCCGCAGGGACGCCTGCTGCTCGCCGTGGGCGGTGGCGTGGTGCTCCCGGCACAGCGACGTGCCCTGGTACGAGGTCACCGCCGGGCGCTCCTCGTCCTGGGCCAGGCAGGAGCTGCACCACCCGAGCGGGCGGGGGACACGGTTCTTGTCAGCCATGCCCGGAATGTAGATCGACGGCGACCCGGTCACCTCCGGTCGCCCGGCGCCTCGCACCCCACCGGCCTGCTGTCCCGCCGGCGGACGGGGACTGCGCGTGGGCGTGCTCAGTCCTCCCGGTGGAACCCGAACGGGTAGGCGTCCAGCCGGGCGCGCTCGAACATCCCGCGGATCTCCTCGCGCTGACCGGCGCCGGTCCGCAGCGGACTGCGGGTCTTCAGCACCCGGGCGCTGGGGCGGGCCGTCCCGACGACCTGCTGCGCGACGAGCCCGACCGCGAGGACGACCTCCAGGTGGGGGTGCAGGGCGATGGCGCGCTTGAGGTACTTGGCGCCCCGCGCCTTGTCGTCCGCGGTGAGCGGTCGGTCCAGGCCGCAGGGGATGGCGTTCCACCAGGACCACATCCCGGGCTCGAAGCCGGCTCCCTCGAGGATGCCGGCCCACTTGCCGGTGACGTCGTCGTCCGGTGCCCCGATGTTGCGGCCCTCGGGGAAGGCGGGACCGCCCTCCTCGACGACCAGGATGCGAGCGGTCACGGCGTCCTGCGCGGCGTAGGCGTAGACGGTCCCGCCCGGGTAGGCAGCTGCAGCCTCGGCGGCGAGCTCGTTGATGGCGTCGGTCATGGCACGCAGGCTCTCACCTCGTCGACGTGGGACGCCGCCCGGCGTCGGGTGGATGGGAGGGTGGGACGGCAGCGTCGCCAGGGGCCGTGCGGGGCTGTCGGCGGGGTACCTGACCCGGACCCGGTCGGGGACGCGACCAGGGACCGAGGTGGGCGATGGACACCGGACACCCGGACCGCACGTCGGGTCCGCACCCGGCTCGGCGCCGGTCGTGAGCGTCGGGGGCAGGCCGGCGTCGCGGGTCGCCGACGTGCTGGGCCTGGTCCTGACGCGCGCCGACCGGCTCGGCTGGCCGGACGCACTCGTCGAGGACTGCAGCCGGGCCCTCGGGGCTGCCGGCGTGGGACTGGCGGTGGGCGACTCCGGTGGCGCCCTGGCCGTGGTGGCGGCGACCGAGGGCCTGGGCCGGGCGGGGGAGGACCTCCAGTACACGCTGGGCGAGGGCCCCGGCCGGCTGGCCTCGGCCACGGGCCGGGTGGTGCACAGCCCGCACCTGGGATCCGACGCCCGCTGGGCGCTGTACGGCCGCGAGGCGGCCTCGCTAGGCATCGGGGCGGCGTTCAGCGCGCCGTTGCAGGTGGGGGCCGTGCAGCTCGGGGTGCTGGACGTCCACTGCAGGCAGCCGGGGGACCTGTCGCCGGACGGGCTGGCGACGCTGCACGCGCACGCGGGGGCGGCCGTCGCCGTCCTCCTGGTGCTGGCCGACGGCGACGACGTGACCGGGCCCGCGGCGGACGTCGCCGAGCTGGTCGACGTCCGGCCCGTGGTGCACCAGGCCGCGGGGATGGTCGCCGTGCAGCTCGACGTCCCGCTGGGGACGGCGCTGGTCAGGCTGCGGAGCGCCGCCTTCGCCTCCGGCCGCCGGCTGAGGGACGTGGCGGAGGACGTCGTGGCCCGCCGCGTCCGCTTCGACGACACGGATCTGGGCATGGTGGGTGCCGGGGTCATCGAACGAGGTCACGCGGCACGGCAGGGCGCGGACGGTGACCGGCACCAGCCCGACGGGGGAGAAGACCCCGATGAGAGGCGACTCGGATGAACACGCGTGAGGACCTGATCGCCGACTCGTTCGTCGAGCTGGCCGACTCCCTGGTGACGGGGTTCGAGGTGACCGACTTCCTCGACCGCCTGGTCCTGCGGGCGGTGGGGCTGCTCGACGCCGACGCGGCCGGCATCATGCTGGCCGACGCCCAGGGGGAGCTGCAGGTGCTGGCGGCCAGCTCGCACGACGTCCGGCTGCTGGAGCTCTTCGAGCTGCAGGGTGACTCCGGTCCCTGCCTGGACAGCTTCCGCACCGGTGAGTCGGTGACGCCGCCGGACCTGGCGGCGATGCGCGCCTCCTGGCCAGCGTTCAGCGCGCGCGCCGAGGCGGCGGGCTACCGGTCGGCCCAGGCCGTGCCCATGCGCCTGCGCGACCAGGTGATCGGCGCCATGAACGTCTTCCGGGTCACCGAGGGCGCGCTGGTGGGCAGCCAGCTCAAGCTGGCCCGGGCGCTGGCCGACGTGGCGTCGGTCGCGTTGATCGCCGAGCGCACGATCTCCGCGCGCGCGGTGGTGGCCGACCAGTTGCAGGAGGCGCTGAACAGCCGGGTCGTGATCGAGCAGGCCAAGGGCATGCTCGCCGAGCGCACCGGCATCGGGGTGGACGAGGCCTTCGTGCAGATGCGGGACCACGCCCGGCGCAACGGCCTCCCCCTGCGGGACGTCGCAGCCGCGGTCGTCGAGCAGCGAGGTCGCCCGCCCCGGCGGTGAGGTCGGCGTCCCCGGACCGGTCCTCGATCGGCGCCGGGACTGTCCACGCCGGGCGTGCGGCGCTATCGTGACGTCGCACTCCAGGTGGCCCCGGACCCGGCGACCCTCACGACCGAGGGGAAGCGCCATGTCAGGACGTTGCACCACCGCCTTCTACGCCGAGGACCTCTGCGTCCTGACGGTCGTGGAGCGACTCGTCACGCCGGGACGCGTTGTCCTCACGGTGGTCGGGGACGTCGACCACTCCACGTGCGGGCTGCTGGACGGGGCGCTGACCCGTACCTGGGAGGCCCGGCCCAGCGCGGTCTCGATCGACGTGCGGCAGACCCGGTTCCTCAGCGCCGGTGGTCTGCGCGCCCTCCTGCTGGCCAGCCGGACGGCGCAGCTGCGCGGGGTGCCGCTCACCCTGCAGGCCACGCCCGGTCTGGTGACCCGGATGCTGGTGCTCGTCGGGCTCGCGGGCCGGCTCGAGCCCGGTGACGAGGACGAGCAGGACGACGAGGACGGCGCCGTCGCAGCCGGCCCGCCGGGTCCCCACCGCGCCCTCCACCTGGTCGCCCGGCTGCCGACGGGACGGCGGACACCGCGGGAGCCCGGCGTCCTGGGCTGTGCTCGGTCCGGACCGGGGTCGCGGTGTCCGACCGGGCCGGCCACCCCGGCGCCGCTCCGGACCGCCCCCTGCCGTGAGGACGCGCGTCGGCCGGTGAGCCGGCGCCGCCGCCCGGGCCCTGACCCCGCCCGGGCAGCAGCGCCGGTCAGGAGAAGTGGGGCGGGTGGGGCTCGAACCCACGACCCAGGGATTATGAGTCCCGTGCTCTGACCGGCTGAGCTACCGCCCCAGGCGTCCACGCTAGCGTTGGCGGGGGAGCGGCCGTCGAGGGACTCCGCCGCTGCCCGACAGGTGGACGATCCCGGGTGGATCCGTCCACGTGTCGCACCAAGATCGTCGCTGAGCTGCGGGAATGCCCGCCTCGCTGGACCACTGGCGTCCCAGTCGTCTCATCCACACCAGTGCGGGCTGGCGCGACCGGGTCATGATCCGGCAGACTCACCCTGGTCGCTCTGAGAGCCGCCGAGGTACGTGAGCAGTCCACCGCACGACAGGTCCGTTGGGGAAGACGGAGTCAGTCGAGTCGATGGAGGTGCGCCGTGCAGCGACGGTCAACCCAGGGTGTCGTCTTCGTGCACTCGTGCCCGAAGGCTCTCTGCCAGCATGTCGAGTGGGCGCTCGAGCGCGTCGTCGGCGCGCCGGTGTCCCTGTCATGGGCTGACCAGCCCATGGCGCGCGGTGCCTACCGTGCCGAGGTCGCCTGGACGGGCGCCCCCGGGACCGGGGCGAAGCTGGTGGCTGCCCTCAAGCAGTGGCCGATGCTGCGCTTCGAGGTCACCGAGGAGGCCAGCCACGGCAACGACGGCGAGCGCATGTCCTACGTGCCCGGCCGCGGTGTGCACCGCTCCCCGGTGAGCGCGAACGGCGACCTCGTCATCAGCGAGCAGCAGCTCCGCCACCTGGCCGCCACCGCGAACTCGGTCGAGGCCTTCCGGCACGGTGTCGACGCCCTGCTGGGCTCCGCCTGGGACGAGGACCTCGAGGCCTACCGCCACGCCGGCGACGCCGCCCCCGTCACCTGGCTGCACCAGGTCGTCTGAGGAAGGACCCCACTGCCCCCCACGCCACGCTCCGCGCGGCGCGGGTCCCTGCAGCGGGGCCGGAGGTCCACCACGTGCTGCCGTGGTGGACCTGCACCACGGACAGCGGCCCGGCCCCCTCCGCAGAGGGGCCGGGCCGCGTCGCGTTCTGGGCCCTCTCCGGGCCCGGTGTCACAGCGGGATGTTGCCGTGTGCCCCGCGCCCGGACGGCGCCTCGGTCAGCGCGGCCACCAGCCGGCGCTTGGTCTCCGACGGGTCGACGACGGCGTCCACGACACCGATCTCCATCGCCCGGTTCACGCCGCCGGCGATCCGCTCGTGCTCGGCGGCCAGCTGCGCGTGCAGCGCCTCGCGCTCACCGGGCTGCGCCGCGGCCAGCTTCTTGCGGTGCAGGATGCCCACGGCGGCCTTGGCGCCCATCACGGCCACCTCGGCGCCCGGCCACGCGAACACCGCGGTCGCGCCCAGCGAGCGGGCGTTCATCGCGATGTAGGCGCCGCCGTAGGACTTGCGGGTCACCAGCGTCACCCGCGGCACCACGGCCTCGGCGAAGGCGTGCAGCAGCTTGGCGCCGCGGCGGACGACGCCGTCCCACTCCTGGCCCACACCCGGCAGGTAGCCCGGGACGTCGACCAGCACGACCAGCGGCACCCCGAAGGCGTCGCACATCCGCACGAACCGGGCCGCCTTCTCCGCCGACGCGGAGTCCAGGCAGCCGCCCAGCCGCAGCGGGTTGTTGGCCACGACGCCCACGGTGCGCCCGGCCATCCGGCCCAGCGTGGTGATCACGTTGGGGGCGAAGCGCGGGTGCAGCTCCAGGCCGGGGCCGTCCAGCACCGCGGCGACCAGCGGCTTGACGTCGTAGGCGCGGTTGCGCTGCTCGGGCAGCAGGCTCATCAGGTCGGCGGTCGGCTCGCCCTCGGCGGGGGAGAAGCTGCCCTGGGCGGCGAGCAGGTCGACCGCCGTCCGGGCCGTCTCCAGCGCCTCGGCCTCGCTCTCGGTCACCACGTGGACGACGCCGGAGCGGCGGCCGTGGGTGTCGGGGCCGCCGAGCTGCTCCTGGTCGACGTTCTCGCCGGTGACCGAGCGGACGACGTCCGGGCCGGTCACGAAGACCCGCCCGGCGGGGCTCATGATCACCAGGTCGGTGAGCGCGGGACCGTAGGCGGCGCCGCCGGCGGCCGCACCCAGGACGACGGAGATCTGCGGGATGCGCCCGGAGGCGCGCACCATCGCGGCGAAGACCTCACCGACCGCGTGCAGGGCGACGACGCCCTCGGCCAGCCGGGCACCGCCGGAGTGCCAGATGCCCACGACCGGGACCCGCTCGCGCAGCGCGGCGTCGATGGCGTCGACGATGTGCCGGCACCCGTCCAGGCCCATCGCCCCGCCCATGATCGTGGCGTCGGTGCAGTAGGCGATCGCCGGGGAGCCGGCCACGGTGCCGCGGGCGGCCAGCACGCCGGACGTGTCCCGGGCGGCGAGCAGCTGCAGCGAACCGGCGTCGAAGAACTGCTCGAGGCGGTGCTCGGGGTCCCGCGGGTCGACGGTCGCAGCGGGCGGATCGGCGTGCACGGTGGTCATGAACTGCTCCTCAGAGCGGGAGGGAGCGGTCCGGGCCCCGGTGGGGGCCCGGACCGGACTGGTGGGTCGGGGGCCGCTAGGCCTTGGTGAAGACCACGGCCATGTTGTGGCCGCCGAAGCCGAACGAGTCGTTGAGGACGG belongs to Modestobacter sp. L9-4 and includes:
- a CDS encoding ANTAR domain-containing protein, producing MLGLVLTRADRLGWPDALVEDCSRALGAAGVGLAVGDSGGALAVVAATEGLGRAGEDLQYTLGEGPGRLASATGRVVHSPHLGSDARWALYGREAASLGIGAAFSAPLQVGAVQLGVLDVHCRQPGDLSPDGLATLHAHAGAAVAVLLVLADGDDVTGPAADVAELVDVRPVVHQAAGMVAVQLDVPLGTALVRLRSAAFASGRRLRDVAEDVVARRVRFDDTDLGMVGAGVIERGHAARQGADGDRHQPDGGEDPDERRLG
- a CDS encoding GAF and ANTAR domain-containing protein encodes the protein MNTREDLIADSFVELADSLVTGFEVTDFLDRLVLRAVGLLDADAAGIMLADAQGELQVLAASSHDVRLLELFELQGDSGPCLDSFRTGESVTPPDLAAMRASWPAFSARAEAAGYRSAQAVPMRLRDQVIGAMNVFRVTEGALVGSQLKLARALADVASVALIAERTISARAVVADQLQEALNSRVVIEQAKGMLAERTGIGVDEAFVQMRDHARRNGLPLRDVAAAVVEQRGRPPRR
- a CDS encoding DUF2505 domain-containing protein gives rise to the protein MPLDSSVSYPASPDAVLAVLTDEQFLRDRAAALNAQVQEVTVTGHATTTRLSAPTAGIPPVFARFVGSAVAVVERSTWTSDGEGGHRSPLDVESEVFGREVRVTGERRLRPEAGGTRATITGDVRVDAPLVGRQAENAVRELMAVVLRKEEELLRARLA
- a CDS encoding acyl-CoA carboxylase subunit beta gives rise to the protein MTTVHADPPAATVDPRDPEHRLEQFFDAGSLQLLAARDTSGVLAARGTVAGSPAIAYCTDATIMGGAMGLDGCRHIVDAIDAALRERVPVVGIWHSGGARLAEGVVALHAVGEVFAAMVRASGRIPQISVVLGAAAGGAAYGPALTDLVIMSPAGRVFVTGPDVVRSVTGENVDQEQLGGPDTHGRRSGVVHVVTESEAEALETARTAVDLLAAQGSFSPAEGEPTADLMSLLPEQRNRAYDVKPLVAAVLDGPGLELHPRFAPNVITTLGRMAGRTVGVVANNPLRLGGCLDSASAEKAARFVRMCDAFGVPLVVLVDVPGYLPGVGQEWDGVVRRGAKLLHAFAEAVVPRVTLVTRKSYGGAYIAMNARSLGATAVFAWPGAEVAVMGAKAAVGILHRKKLAAAQPGEREALHAQLAAEHERIAGGVNRAMEIGVVDAVVDPSETKRRLVAALTEAPSGRGAHGNIPL
- a CDS encoding DUF3145 domain-containing protein, with translation MHSCPKALCQHVEWALERVVGAPVSLSWADQPMARGAYRAEVAWTGAPGTGAKLVAALKQWPMLRFEVTEEASHGNDGERMSYVPGRGVHRSPVSANGDLVISEQQLRHLAATANSVEAFRHGVDALLGSAWDEDLEAYRHAGDAAPVTWLHQVV